From Methylopila sp. M107, a single genomic window includes:
- a CDS encoding UvrD-helicase domain-containing protein yields MSQNFQRADPADVPEAPRAGGIAARAMAGMRAAAPDYLAGLNPEQREAVETLDGPLLVLAGAGTGKTRVLTTRIAHILALGKARPFEILSVTFTNKAAREMRERVGKLLGHAAEGMEWLGTFHSIGARMLRRHAELAGLKPSFTILDTDDQIRLIKQILTAENIDDKRWPARQLAFAIDGWKNRALSPKDVPAGEAQGYAAGRGAELYAIYQARLKQLNATDFGDLLLEPIRIFREQPDVLAQYHRRFRYMLVDEYQDTNVAQYLWLRLLAQGSKNLACVGDDDQSIYGWRGAEVENILRFDKDFPDAKVVRLERNYRSTGHILNAASHLIAKNEGRLGKTLRPQTELGEKVTVAGSWDSGEEARAIGDEIEALQTRGHKLDDMAILVRASFQMREFEERFITLGLNYRVVGGPRFYERAEIRDAMAYLRVVASPADSLAFERIVNVPKRGIGDVTVKTIIERSRADEVPMPEAARRLCNEGAFGAKARGALKDLVLSFDRWSVDIDRLPHVELAEKILEESGYTDMWSKDRTAEAQGRLENLKELVRSMEPFENLHGFLEHVSLVMDVDGARGEDAVTIMTLHAAKGLEYDTVFLPGWEEGLFPHQRSLDESGKAGLEEERRLAYVGITRAKLRAKVWFASNRRIHGMWQSSIPSRFLDDLPDADVDVIEVPASFSSGMGGAYGQSRFDKVEPFSSTYATPGWKRAQERGFDKGSPGPGSGYSGARRGGPVTIEGELVASSTAASAGFAQGARVFHQKFGNGTVVEVEGNKLTVAFDKAGQKRLLDTFVKAA; encoded by the coding sequence TTGTCCCAGAATTTCCAGCGCGCCGATCCCGCCGACGTTCCCGAGGCCCCTCGCGCCGGCGGGATCGCCGCGCGCGCGATGGCGGGCATGCGGGCCGCGGCCCCCGACTACCTCGCAGGGCTGAACCCGGAACAGCGCGAGGCGGTCGAGACGCTGGACGGGCCGCTGCTGGTGCTCGCCGGCGCCGGCACCGGCAAGACGCGTGTGCTCACCACCCGTATCGCGCACATCCTTGCGCTGGGGAAGGCGCGGCCGTTCGAGATCCTGTCCGTCACCTTCACCAACAAGGCCGCGCGCGAGATGCGCGAGCGCGTCGGCAAGCTGCTCGGCCATGCGGCGGAGGGCATGGAGTGGCTCGGCACCTTCCACTCGATCGGCGCCCGCATGCTGCGCCGGCACGCGGAGCTGGCGGGGCTCAAACCCAGCTTCACCATCCTCGACACCGACGACCAGATCCGCCTGATCAAGCAGATCCTCACGGCCGAAAACATCGACGACAAGCGCTGGCCAGCGCGCCAGCTCGCCTTCGCGATCGACGGCTGGAAGAACCGCGCGCTCAGCCCAAAAGACGTGCCGGCCGGCGAGGCTCAAGGATACGCCGCCGGCCGCGGCGCGGAACTCTACGCGATCTACCAGGCGCGGCTGAAGCAGCTGAACGCGACCGACTTCGGCGACCTGCTGCTGGAGCCCATAAGAATCTTCCGCGAGCAGCCGGACGTGCTGGCGCAGTATCACCGCCGCTTCCGCTACATGCTGGTCGACGAGTATCAGGACACCAACGTCGCGCAGTATCTGTGGCTGCGCCTGCTGGCGCAGGGCTCCAAGAACCTCGCCTGCGTCGGCGACGACGACCAGTCGATCTATGGCTGGCGCGGGGCGGAGGTGGAAAACATCCTGCGCTTCGACAAGGATTTTCCGGACGCCAAGGTCGTGCGCCTCGAGCGCAACTACCGCTCGACCGGCCACATCCTGAACGCCGCCTCGCACCTCATCGCGAAAAACGAGGGCCGGCTCGGCAAGACGCTGCGGCCGCAGACCGAGCTTGGCGAGAAGGTGACGGTCGCGGGGTCCTGGGACAGCGGCGAAGAGGCCCGCGCCATCGGCGACGAGATCGAGGCCCTGCAGACACGAGGCCACAAGCTCGACGACATGGCGATCCTCGTCCGCGCCTCGTTCCAGATGCGCGAGTTCGAAGAGCGCTTCATCACGCTCGGTCTCAACTACCGCGTCGTCGGCGGCCCGCGCTTCTACGAACGCGCCGAGATCCGCGACGCGATGGCCTACCTGCGCGTCGTCGCGTCTCCTGCGGATTCGCTCGCCTTCGAGCGCATCGTCAACGTGCCGAAGCGGGGTATTGGAGACGTCACCGTCAAGACGATCATCGAGCGATCGCGCGCCGACGAGGTCCCGATGCCGGAAGCCGCGCGCCGGCTCTGCAATGAGGGCGCGTTCGGCGCGAAGGCGCGCGGCGCGCTGAAGGACCTCGTCCTCTCCTTCGACCGCTGGTCGGTGGACATCGACCGCCTGCCCCATGTCGAGCTCGCCGAGAAGATTCTTGAAGAGTCCGGCTACACCGACATGTGGTCCAAGGACCGCACGGCGGAGGCGCAGGGGAGGCTCGAAAACCTGAAGGAGCTCGTCCGCTCGATGGAGCCGTTCGAGAACCTGCACGGGTTCCTTGAGCACGTCTCACTCGTCATGGACGTCGACGGCGCGCGCGGCGAGGACGCCGTCACCATCATGACGCTGCACGCGGCCAAGGGCCTCGAATACGACACCGTGTTCCTCCCCGGCTGGGAAGAGGGCCTCTTCCCCCACCAGCGCTCGCTCGACGAGAGCGGCAAAGCCGGGCTGGAGGAAGAGCGGCGGCTCGCTTATGTCGGCATCACGCGGGCAAAACTGCGCGCAAAAGTCTGGTTCGCCTCGAACCGCCGCATCCACGGCATGTGGCAGTCCTCCATCCCCTCGCGCTTCCTCGACGACCTTCCGGACGCCGACGTCGACGTGATCGAGGTCCCGGCCTCGTTTTCGAGCGGCATGGGCGGCGCGTACGGCCAGAGCCGGTTCGACAAGGTCGAGCCGTTCTCCTCGACCTACGCCACCCCCGGCTGGAAGCGCGCGCAGGAACGCGGGTTCGACAAGGGCTCGCCGGGGCCAGGTTCCGGCTATTCCGGCGCACGGCGCGGCGGGCCGGTGACGATCGAAGGCGAACTGGTGGCCTCGTCGACGGCGGCGTCCGCCGGCTTCGCGCAGGGCGCGCGCGTGTTCCACCAGAAGTTCGGCAACGGCACGGTGGTCGAGGTCGAGGGCAACAAGCTCACCGTCGCCTTCGACAAGGCGGGCCAGAAGCGGCTGCTGGACACGTTCGTGAAGGCGGCGTGA
- a CDS encoding TadE/TadG family type IV pilus assembly protein, with amino-acid sequence MKRALLRRLRLSDDRGVAAIEFGLLAPLLCAMIFAGVEFARIWMVSRQFEAAVTGLTRHLARYPEYDSKVRSFAPPITAALMPFGSTSGLNCVVYSLTKTSAGMTLNFPAHVLFGSNPGIAWSNVVSADSYVLGETVIVVSASYKYTPLFGAFAGAGFTLSKSYATLPAFNRRYPWNAGVAPDKYVY; translated from the coding sequence ATGAAGCGCGCCCTCCTCCGCCGCCTGAGGCTGAGCGACGACCGCGGCGTCGCGGCGATCGAGTTCGGGCTGCTCGCGCCGCTGCTCTGCGCGATGATCTTCGCCGGCGTCGAGTTCGCCCGGATCTGGATGGTGAGCCGGCAGTTCGAGGCGGCGGTGACGGGCCTCACCCGCCACCTCGCGCGCTACCCGGAATATGACAGCAAGGTGCGGTCCTTCGCGCCGCCGATCACGGCCGCGCTGATGCCGTTCGGCTCGACCAGCGGGCTGAACTGCGTGGTGTACAGCCTGACCAAGACCAGCGCCGGGATGACGCTGAATTTTCCCGCCCATGTGCTGTTCGGCTCCAACCCCGGCATCGCGTGGTCGAACGTCGTCAGCGCCGACAGCTATGTGCTGGGCGAGACGGTGATCGTCGTTTCGGCGTCGTACAAGTACACGCCGTTGTTCGGCGCTTTCGCGGGCGCCGGCTTCACGCTCAGCAAGAGCTACGCGACGCTGCCGGCCTTCAACCGCCGCTATCCGTGGAACGCCGGCGTCGCGCCCGACAAATACGTGTACTGA
- a CDS encoding TadE/TadG family type IV pilus assembly protein, with amino-acid sequence MIRISRNAIARFRKDVSAVSAIEFALICPVFLLFIFGGFEATLSAWYRSVLFESMDRGARYMRDQRMNRDAITAAGLREAICGFAKPAAIVCTADKLKIALYIADDPVASPIVIPKMIENATPSLTARTYVLAVAMEWPFQMPTSNLILPSVGKRAQVAVRTFVTPDERPIEQ; translated from the coding sequence ATGATTAGGATCAGTCGGAACGCAATCGCGAGGTTCCGGAAGGACGTCAGCGCGGTCAGCGCGATCGAGTTCGCGCTGATCTGCCCGGTGTTCCTGCTGTTCATCTTCGGCGGCTTCGAGGCGACGCTGTCGGCATGGTACCGCAGCGTGCTGTTCGAGAGCATGGACCGCGGCGCGCGCTACATGCGCGACCAGCGGATGAACCGCGACGCAATCACGGCGGCCGGCCTGCGCGAGGCGATCTGCGGCTTCGCCAAGCCCGCCGCGATCGTCTGCACGGCCGACAAGCTCAAGATCGCGCTCTACATCGCCGACGACCCGGTCGCCTCGCCGATCGTGATCCCGAAGATGATCGAGAACGCCACCCCGTCGCTGACGGCGCGCACCTATGTGCTCGCCGTCGCGATGGAGTGGCCGTTCCAGATGCCGACCTCGAACCTCATCCTGCCGTCAGTCGGAAAGCGCGCGCAGGTCGCGGTGCGGACATTCGTGACGCCCGACGAGAGGCCGATCGAGCAATGA
- a CDS encoding DUF1236 domain-containing protein, with protein sequence MSASADEKAAGGAVAGAATGAATGAIVGGPVGAAVGAGVGGVVGAAASPSKKDREYVVHDTRASVDYDGEVVVGKPLPERVEVYSVPDSDYSYTVVNKKRYIVNRDREVVEVVE encoded by the coding sequence ATGTCCGCGTCGGCGGACGAAAAGGCGGCGGGCGGGGCCGTAGCGGGCGCGGCGACGGGCGCCGCGACGGGCGCGATCGTGGGCGGTCCGGTCGGCGCAGCGGTCGGCGCGGGCGTCGGCGGCGTGGTGGGCGCGGCGGCGTCCCCGTCGAAGAAGGATCGCGAATACGTCGTTCACGACACCCGCGCATCCGTCGACTATGACGGCGAGGTCGTGGTCGGAAAGCCGCTTCCCGAGCGGGTCGAAGTCTACAGCGTGCCGGACAGCGATTACAGCTACACGGTCGTCAACAAGAAGCGCTACATCGTGAACCGCGACCGCGAGGTCGTCGAAGTCGTCGAGTGA
- a CDS encoding thioesterase family protein, translating into MSDAAYLSPPLEIEERFLDHNGHVNMAYHLVLADRALDLAFAQIKGADYLGERGLTTFAAEMHVRYLREINLGDEIRGRVIWVSTDAKRALWAIELVRGAEGEVATTVEGVSLSVELASRKVTPFPADVAARLSEAAAQCAEEAAALDWLGRRVGMSKA; encoded by the coding sequence TTGTCGGACGCCGCCTACCTGTCGCCGCCGCTCGAAATCGAAGAGCGCTTCCTCGACCACAACGGCCACGTCAACATGGCGTATCATCTGGTGCTCGCCGACCGGGCGCTCGACCTCGCCTTCGCGCAGATCAAGGGCGCCGACTACCTTGGCGAACGCGGCCTCACAACGTTTGCGGCCGAAATGCACGTCCGGTATCTCCGCGAGATCAATCTCGGGGACGAGATCCGCGGCCGGGTGATCTGGGTTTCGACCGACGCCAAGCGCGCGCTCTGGGCGATCGAACTGGTGCGCGGCGCGGAGGGCGAGGTGGCGACCACCGTGGAGGGCGTATCGCTCTCCGTCGAACTCGCGAGCCGCAAGGTGACGCCGTTCCCGGCGGACGTCGCGGCGCGGCTGTCGGAGGCGGCGGCGCAATGCGCCGAAGAGGCGGCGGCGCTCGACTGGCTCGGCCGGCGCGTCGGCATGTCGAAGGCCTGA
- a CDS encoding FAD-linked oxidase C-terminal domain-containing protein gives MSAVPSQPPAANLPRALEALSRLLGDRLSTSASVRGHHSNSVTWLESQPPDAVAFPETTEEVATLVAICAENDVPVIPFGAGTSLEGHVNAPHGGVSVSTARMTRIVAVNADDLDAVVQPGVTRGALNAHLRDLGLFFPIDPGADATIGGMTATRASGTNAVRYGTMKDAVLGLTVVLASGQIMRTGGRARKSSAGYDLTRLMVGSEGTLGVVTEITLRLHGQPEAIAAGVCPFPTLRAACDAAIMAIQSGLPAARIELLDAVQVEACNAYSKLSLKAAPTLFLEFHGTPAGVEEQSARFGEIARDLGGGPFDWATRAEDRSRLWQARHDATWAAAALRRGAKPVPTDVCVPISRLADCVEETVADIAASGLVAPIVGHVGDGNFHCLPLVRPGDAAETAACKAFIARLVSRALAMGGTSTGEHGIGQGKMDWLLPEHGGPALDAMRAIKRALDPKNIMNPGKILVP, from the coding sequence ATGTCCGCAGTTCCAAGCCAGCCTCCCGCCGCAAACCTGCCCCGCGCGCTCGAAGCGCTGTCGCGCCTGCTTGGCGACCGGCTCAGCACGTCGGCTTCCGTGCGCGGGCATCACTCGAACTCCGTGACCTGGCTCGAGAGCCAGCCGCCCGACGCGGTCGCGTTCCCCGAGACCACCGAGGAGGTCGCGACGCTGGTCGCGATCTGCGCCGAAAACGACGTGCCGGTCATCCCGTTCGGCGCCGGCACCTCGCTCGAGGGCCACGTCAACGCGCCCCATGGCGGCGTGTCGGTCTCGACCGCCAGGATGACGCGGATCGTCGCCGTCAACGCCGACGATCTCGACGCCGTCGTCCAGCCGGGCGTCACGCGCGGCGCGCTCAACGCGCATCTGCGCGATCTTGGCCTGTTCTTCCCGATCGATCCGGGGGCCGACGCCACCATCGGCGGCATGACGGCGACGCGGGCGTCGGGCACCAACGCCGTGCGCTACGGCACCATGAAGGACGCCGTGCTCGGCCTCACCGTCGTGCTGGCGTCCGGCCAGATCATGCGGACGGGCGGCCGGGCGCGGAAGTCGTCGGCCGGATACGACCTGACGCGGCTGATGGTCGGCTCGGAGGGCACGCTCGGCGTCGTCACCGAAATTACCCTGAGACTTCATGGACAACCGGAGGCGATCGCCGCGGGCGTCTGCCCGTTCCCGACGCTTCGCGCGGCCTGCGACGCGGCCATAATGGCCATTCAGAGCGGCCTGCCGGCCGCACGGATCGAACTGCTGGACGCCGTCCAGGTCGAAGCCTGCAACGCCTATTCGAAACTGTCGCTCAAGGCCGCGCCGACGCTGTTCCTCGAGTTCCACGGCACCCCGGCCGGCGTCGAAGAGCAGTCCGCGCGCTTCGGCGAGATCGCTCGGGATCTTGGCGGCGGGCCGTTCGACTGGGCGACGAGGGCGGAGGACCGCTCGCGTCTCTGGCAGGCCCGGCACGACGCGACCTGGGCGGCAGCGGCGCTGAGGCGCGGCGCGAAGCCCGTGCCGACCGACGTCTGCGTCCCGATCTCGCGCCTCGCCGACTGCGTCGAGGAGACGGTCGCCGACATCGCCGCCTCCGGCCTGGTGGCCCCGATCGTCGGCCATGTAGGCGACGGCAATTTCCACTGCCTTCCGCTGGTGCGCCCGGGAGACGCGGCCGAGACCGCGGCCTGCAAGGCCTTCATCGCGCGTCTTGTTTCCCGCGCGCTCGCCATGGGCGGCACCTCGACCGGCGAGCACGGGATCGGACAGGGCAAGATGGACTGGCTCCTGCCCGAGCATGGCGGGCCGGCGCTCGACGCCATGCGCGCCATCAAGCGGGCGCTCGATCCCAAAAACATCATGAACCCGGGCAAAATCCTCGTTCCGTGA
- a CDS encoding AsmA-like C-terminal region-containing protein, translated as MNNTLTGLGVALVLALVAALIGPWFVNWTAYRDDLAREASALVGAPVKVTGAVDVRLLPTPYARVRGLSAGTGATAFTVDEVELELAIAPLLRGELKAERAQLLRPRFGVEVAADGAVRTGFSGKGKATASDRVSLDRVEIVDGTMTLAAPAGRLSLDRISGVAEAASLSGPFRFEGASGKDGERLQIRLSTTRVDDKGAMRLKLALQRDGHPETLDLDGGLKIGAKPAFDGRIAVARPTTKGSTDAAPWRATATLKADPARIAFADADVAYGAEDRAIRFGGRGEATLGAKPRLDVSLDSRQIDLDRFIGDGRPGRPADAIRAIAGRLGSAPTFPIDGRLALAVRGVVVGGDVVQNLSAEFAPERGAWRVRKASATLPGGASLAADGALAVSGDDPGFAGDVDMRIADLAGFRRWLAGGEELGGPVRNLAVKGKVSAGPASVAIENATLVADGARSTGRVSWRAGDPGERDRYEAALDADALDLDALGLDRVLKNVLSGRRSDVLLALDAKTLTLAGVRMADVSVDGALDERGLDLRRLDIRDAGGAALSGAGRIAFEEQGPAGHVSFDVEAPRLSPLLALARAAGAPDPVLGALQARAAALAPLDLKIDLEAGKDGKKIVATGDLGGGRLDARLSGAELSPDATAEVDVRLASPDGARLATLVGLAVSPAVASPGGEISLKASGALARGMTGEGRFAALGLDISGKGAVALAPVAGLSAEGLATLRSADLAAFFEAIGRLTPGGSPRLPAALDGKIAFGPDDVRIEGLVGTLAGVPVKGDLSVGYDLTRPLSGTLAFEELPAAAIAGLALSSAEGRTDGRTAWSTAPFGPAPSRGLSGRFEVSAARMPLAGGETATDARFALALRPSGLAVENFAGRLDGGRLSGSANLARSADDATVSLAFRLEDVAAERIAGLAPGASPIGGVIDLKLEAQATGKSPSAVIGAFTGAGDVVFRDARLRRLDVGAIDRIEPAVEAGLALDARGIGAALERELAAGDLAFDRVVVPFTLSNGVARTGALSVENASAKLGGGATLDIRRLMLDADLTLQPKRPEAPQIGVSFEGPIASPRRRVEATGFTGWLSVRAVERETKRIEAMEADIQERARVARLRAEEERKKAEEEKRRLEDERRKAEAERRKREAEVRALTESLPKPAPSTGAGLPPALDISPPGVSVAPVRPPPAGVFAPHGRDLDGRATPGALGLPQSILPPGVTR; from the coding sequence TTGAACAACACGCTGACCGGATTGGGGGTCGCGCTGGTGCTTGCGCTGGTCGCGGCGCTGATCGGCCCCTGGTTCGTCAATTGGACGGCCTATCGCGACGACCTCGCCCGCGAGGCGAGCGCGCTCGTCGGCGCGCCCGTCAAGGTCACGGGCGCTGTCGACGTGCGCCTGCTGCCGACGCCCTACGCCCGCGTCCGCGGCCTTTCGGCTGGGACCGGCGCGACCGCCTTCACGGTCGACGAGGTCGAGCTGGAGCTCGCCATCGCGCCGCTGCTGCGCGGCGAGCTGAAGGCCGAACGCGCCCAGCTGCTGCGGCCGCGCTTCGGCGTCGAGGTCGCGGCCGACGGCGCCGTCCGCACGGGGTTTTCCGGGAAGGGCAAGGCGACGGCGAGCGACCGCGTCTCGCTCGACCGGGTCGAGATCGTCGACGGGACGATGACGCTCGCCGCCCCCGCCGGCCGCCTGTCGCTCGACCGGATTTCAGGCGTCGCCGAGGCGGCCTCGCTGTCCGGTCCCTTCCGCTTCGAGGGGGCGTCCGGGAAAGACGGCGAGCGGCTTCAAATCCGGCTGTCGACCACGCGGGTCGACGACAAGGGCGCGATGCGGCTGAAGCTCGCTTTGCAGCGCGACGGCCATCCCGAAACTCTCGATCTCGACGGCGGACTGAAGATCGGCGCGAAGCCGGCCTTCGACGGCCGCATCGCTGTGGCGAGACCGACGACCAAAGGGTCCACGGACGCCGCGCCGTGGCGCGCGACTGCGACCTTGAAGGCGGATCCCGCCCGGATCGCGTTCGCGGACGCCGACGTCGCATATGGCGCCGAGGACCGCGCGATCCGGTTCGGCGGGCGAGGGGAGGCGACGCTCGGCGCGAAACCGCGGCTCGACGTCTCGCTCGACAGTCGCCAGATCGACCTCGACCGGTTCATCGGCGACGGTCGTCCCGGACGGCCCGCCGACGCGATCCGCGCCATCGCAGGCCGATTGGGGAGCGCGCCGACCTTCCCCATCGACGGCCGCTTGGCGCTTGCAGTGCGCGGCGTCGTGGTGGGGGGCGACGTGGTGCAGAACCTGTCGGCCGAATTCGCCCCCGAGCGGGGCGCCTGGCGCGTGCGGAAGGCGTCCGCGACGCTTCCGGGCGGCGCGTCGCTTGCGGCCGACGGGGCGCTCGCCGTCTCGGGTGACGATCCGGGTTTCGCCGGCGATGTCGACATGCGGATCGCGGACCTTGCAGGGTTCAGGCGCTGGCTCGCAGGCGGCGAGGAGCTCGGCGGGCCGGTGCGCAACCTCGCCGTGAAGGGGAAGGTGTCCGCGGGGCCTGCGTCCGTCGCGATCGAGAACGCGACGCTGGTCGCGGACGGCGCGCGCTCGACGGGCCGGGTGTCCTGGCGGGCCGGCGACCCCGGCGAACGGGACCGCTACGAGGCGGCGCTCGACGCCGATGCGCTCGACCTCGACGCGCTCGGGCTCGATCGCGTGCTGAAAAACGTCCTGTCGGGACGCCGTTCCGACGTTCTGCTCGCGCTGGATGCGAAGACGCTGACGCTTGCGGGTGTGCGCATGGCGGACGTTTCGGTCGACGGCGCGCTGGACGAGCGGGGCCTCGATCTCCGGCGCCTCGACATCCGTGACGCCGGCGGCGCCGCGCTGTCGGGCGCAGGGCGGATTGCGTTCGAGGAGCAGGGGCCGGCCGGCCATGTCAGCTTCGACGTCGAGGCGCCCCGCCTGTCGCCGCTGCTGGCGCTGGCCCGCGCGGCCGGCGCGCCGGACCCCGTGCTCGGCGCTCTGCAGGCGCGCGCCGCCGCGCTCGCGCCGCTCGACCTGAAGATCGACCTGGAAGCCGGCAAGGACGGCAAGAAGATCGTCGCGACAGGCGATCTAGGCGGCGGCCGGCTCGACGCGCGCCTGTCCGGCGCGGAGCTTTCGCCGGACGCAACCGCCGAGGTCGACGTCCGGCTGGCGTCGCCGGACGGGGCGCGGCTTGCGACGCTTGTGGGCTTAGCCGTCAGTCCGGCGGTCGCTTCGCCGGGCGGCGAGATTTCGCTGAAGGCCTCCGGCGCGCTCGCGCGAGGCATGACGGGCGAGGGGCGGTTCGCGGCGCTTGGGCTCGACATCTCGGGCAAGGGCGCCGTCGCGCTGGCCCCCGTGGCCGGTCTGTCGGCCGAAGGGCTGGCCACGCTCAGATCGGCGGACCTCGCCGCATTTTTCGAGGCGATCGGCCGGTTGACGCCGGGCGGCTCCCCCCGGCTGCCGGCTGCGCTGGACGGCAAGATCGCCTTCGGCCCGGACGATGTGCGGATCGAAGGCCTCGTCGGGACGCTTGCGGGCGTCCCGGTCAAAGGCGACCTCTCGGTCGGTTACGACCTGACGCGTCCCCTCAGCGGGACGCTCGCATTCGAAGAGCTTCCCGCGGCGGCCATCGCCGGGCTCGCGCTGTCGTCTGCCGAGGGGCGGACGGATGGTCGTACGGCGTGGTCGACCGCGCCGTTCGGTCCCGCGCCGTCTCGCGGGCTTTCGGGCAGGTTCGAGGTGTCGGCCGCACGCATGCCGCTCGCGGGCGGCGAGACGGCGACCGACGCCCGCTTCGCGCTCGCGCTGCGCCCGTCCGGTCTCGCGGTCGAGAACTTCGCCGGCCGGCTCGACGGCGGCCGGCTTTCGGGCTCTGCGAACCTGGCGCGGAGCGCGGACGACGCCACCGTCTCGCTGGCGTTTCGGCTGGAGGACGTCGCGGCCGAGCGGATCGCGGGGCTCGCGCCGGGCGCTTCACCGATCGGCGGCGTCATCGATCTCAAACTCGAAGCGCAGGCGACGGGCAAGTCCCCGTCGGCCGTGATCGGCGCGTTCACGGGCGCGGGCGACGTCGTATTCCGCGACGCCAGGCTGCGCCGTCTCGACGTCGGCGCGATCGACCGCATAGAGCCCGCCGTCGAGGCGGGGCTTGCGCTCGACGCCCGCGGGATCGGCGCCGCGCTCGAGCGCGAATTGGCTGCGGGCGACCTTGCTTTCGATCGGGTCGTGGTTCCGTTCACGCTGTCGAACGGCGTCGCGCGCACGGGCGCGCTGTCGGTCGAGAACGCGAGCGCCAAGCTCGGCGGCGGCGCGACGCTCGACATCCGCCGCCTGATGCTCGACGCCGACCTCACGCTGCAGCCGAAACGGCCGGAGGCGCCCCAGATCGGCGTCTCGTTCGAAGGCCCGATCGCGTCGCCCAGGCGCCGGGTCGAGGCGACCGGATTCACGGGCTGGCTGTCGGTTCGGGCGGTCGAGCGCGAGACCAAGCGGATCGAGGCCATGGAGGCCGACATCCAGGAGCGGGCGCGCGTCGCGCGTCTGCGCGCCGAGGAAGAGCGCAAGAAGGCCGAAGAGGAGAAGCGGCGCCTCGAGGACGAACGCCGCAAGGCGGAAGCCGAACGCCGCAAGCGCGAGGCCGAGGTGCGTGCGCTGACCGAGAGCCTGCCGAAGCCTGCGCCGTCGACGGGGGCCGGCTTGCCGCCCGCGCTCGACATCTCGCCGCCGGGGGTCTCGGTCGCGCCTGTCCGCCCGCCGCCCGCGGGCGTGTTCGCGCCGCATGGCCGCGACCTCGACGGCCGCGCGACGCCGGGCGCGCTTGGATTGCCGCAGTCGATCCTGCCGCCGGGCGTGACCCGCTAG
- a CDS encoding ribbon-helix-helix domain-containing protein, whose amino-acid sequence MVKRSVVVAGHKTSVSLEDAFWHALKDIARERSVSLRSLVAEIDAGRRGGNLSSAVRLHVLDHYRRRCGAIEATTQR is encoded by the coding sequence ATCGTCAAGCGGTCGGTCGTCGTGGCGGGCCACAAGACTTCCGTCAGCCTCGAGGACGCCTTCTGGCACGCGCTGAAGGACATCGCGCGGGAACGGTCTGTCTCGCTTCGCAGTCTGGTGGCGGAGATCGACGCGGGACGTCGCGGCGGCAACCTGTCTTCGGCGGTCCGCCTGCACGTGCTCGACCACTACCGCCGCCGCTGCGGCGCGATCGAGGCGACCACCCAGCGTTGA
- a CDS encoding DUF4169 family protein — MAEVVNLRLARKRKAREQSERLAAENRASFGRSKDSKAVGKAVEALDRRRHEGHRRENGGDDE, encoded by the coding sequence ATGGCCGAGGTCGTGAACCTGCGTCTGGCGCGAAAGCGGAAGGCCCGCGAACAGTCTGAACGGCTGGCTGCGGAAAACCGCGCCTCGTTCGGCAGGTCGAAAGACAGTAAGGCGGTCGGCAAGGCGGTCGAAGCCTTGGATCGACGTCGCCACGAAGGCCATCGTCGCGAGAATGGGGGCGACGACGAGTGA